Part of the Crossiella cryophila genome, GCACAACACCGGCACGGTCCCGGTCCGCACCCACCGCGTCGCCCTGGTCGACGGCGGCCCCCACTTCTCCCCCGGCGACTACGCCCTGACCACCACCTGCGACCAGCTACCCGCAGGCGGCACCTGCCCACTCCGGATCCGGCACACCCCACTCGGCATGGGCCCCCGCCCCGCGGTCCTGGAGATCGAACACACCGGCCGCGGTGGCCGCGAACTCGTGCTGCTGACCGGCGCGGGCACCGCCGGAGTGGTCACCGCGAGCCCCGCCGTCGGCCGCCCCGGCTCGGTGATCACGTTGACCGGACACGGTTTCCCACCCGGCGCGCCCGTGACCATCACCCTGGCCGGCGGCCCGGAACGAACCACCGCGGTACCCGGCCCCGACGGCACCTTCCGCGCTCCCCTGCTGATCTTCCCCAGCGGCAGACCGGGCCTGCGCACCCTGTCCGCGATCTCCACCGCGGGCTCGCCACCGGTCAGGGCCGAGCGTCCCCTGCTGGTGCAGCCGGGTTCGCTGACCCCGCCGGATCTGGTCACCCGCCGCTGACTACTTCTTGCGCACGAACAGTTCCAGCTCGGTCAGCGCGAGATGTTTGCCGTTGATCGAGCGGTGCAGATCGGTCACGTGCACCTGCACCGAGTTGACACCCTGCCCGTTGCTCAGCCCGATCTCCTGCGGCTCCGGCCGGTCCGGCACCTCGACGTCCTCGGTCCGGTTGGTGGAGTAGACCAGGTGCAACCGCTTGGGCCGATGCGTGCCCTGGAAGTCCTCCTTGGCGCCGGGGGTGACCAGGAGGCGGTCCAGATCGGTGCTGCTGCTGAAGGTGAGCACCAGGGCGGGCGGCACGGCGGCCTCCGGCGCGGCCCAGTAGGTGTTGCTGAACGCGTCCACCGCGCCCAATGCCGGGTGGTCGGGGAGCTGGGCAGTAGCGGTGACCGAGGACGGCCGCACCGGTGAGAACTGCGGCCGAATCCAGTTGAGCACCCGTTCTCGCGCGCCGGACACCTGCTGGTTAACCCACTGACTCACCGGCGGGAACACCGCGTAGGCGAGGGTCAGCACCGCCAGCAGGATCCCACTGGCCAGCCGCAACTTGGGCAGCACGGAGTCCTTGCCGAACCGCCGCGTCCGCCGCACTCCCCGCCTGCCAGGCCGGGCACCCGCTTCGAGGACCTTGCGCCTGCGCCGGAACAGCCGCCGCCACCAGGGAGCGCGGACGATCTCAGCCTCGGCCAGGCTGGTGGCGCAGCGGGCGCAGAACTTGCGAGTGGGTGGGTTCGGGTGGCCGCAGGCGCCGCAGATCAGGTCGCCGGGGGTGGCCTGGCGGGGGGTGGGGCGGGCGGCGACCGGGGTGGTGGGGCGGGGGGCTTGGGGTTGCTGGGGTTCGGGTTCTTCGGGGTGCGCGCCGGGGGCCACGGGGGCGACCAGGGCGGCGGTGTTGTCGGGGAAGGTCGGCGGTGTGGGGCGGGCGGGTGGCAGGTCATCGTCGAAGCTGGGCAGGGCAGGCCGTTTGGGCGGCTCGTCGGCGAGGTTCGGCAGGGCGGGCTTCTTCGGTGACTCGTCGGCAAAACCGGGCAGCTGGGGGCGGGCCGTCGACTTGTCCGCCGGATCAACCTCGCCAAAGCCCGGCAGAGCGGGCTTCCTTGGCGGCTCGTCATCGAAGCTCGGCAGGCCGGGCCGCTTCGGCGGGTCGTCGTCCAACGGCGCGTTCATCAAATCGTCCAGCGACGGCCCCGGCGGCGCCTCCTCGACCTTCGCCTCGGCCTTGCGCGGCTCCTCCCGCGTCCCCACATCCAGATACATCCACTCCTGCGCCTTCGCCTGCACCCGCGCCCAGAACCCCGGCCTGGCCTCCTCCTCCGCCGGTTCCGCCGCCACCGGAGCCGGCCGCGGCGTTGGCTTGACCACCTCGCCCGTCCACTCCAGGAATCCGGCGCAGGAACCGCAGAAGGTGTCGCCGTCGGTGTTGGCGAAACCGCATTTACGGCAGACAATCATCCTCGACCACCTCGACTCGGTGTGGCAGGTGCGCGGGTTTGACCGCCGCCACCACCGTGTCCACCAGGTCACGGAGGTCGGCGGCGGAGGTGGGCAGCTCGATCAGCAGCCACGGGGTGGGCTCGCCGGGGGCCGGCGTGCCGGGGGTGGTGCTGCCGGACACGCCGCCGTTGTCGGTGACCCGGACCGGGTGCCCGGTCAGGGCCACCAGGTGTTCGCGGATGCCGTACACCGTGCCGCGCCAGCGGTACAGCTCGATCGCGGTGCGCAGCGCGTGCCTGCGCCGCTGCTCCGGCAACCTCGCTTCCAGGCTCACCCCGGCCCAGCTCGCCAGCCAGTCCAGGAAATCCGCCGGCGCGAGCAGTGGGTCCAGATAGGACGCCAGGTTGTCCACTGTGGACAGAATGGGGGCCAGCACCTCGTCAAGGCCCGCGGTGAAACGCATGGTGAACTCGTCCTCCTGGAACACCGCGGGCAGCAACTCGCCCAGCGGGTGCGGGGAGGCCAGGCCGGGCAGCACACCCCGGCTCATCGCCGGTCCACCCGGATCTGGTGCTGGTAGGAGAAGACCAGGCTGCCCGGTTCGACCTGCACGCTTCGCGCCTCGCCGCCGCGTTCGCCGGTGACCGGGTTGGCCCCGAACAACCGCACCTCGGCGACCAGGTCGACCGACCGTAACTGTTGCAGGGCAACGAACACCTCGCCCTGCTGCACCGGCCGACCGAACGGCCAGCCGGTGCCGTCCGGGCCGCCGGAGAGCGGGTTGAGGAAGCTGTGCAACGCGGTCAGCGCTTCCTCGCGCACCTGATCGGCCACCGCCCCCGGCAACGGAACCAGCCGGGCCACCACGGTGATTCCCTTGTACCGCGGTGGTTCCACCACCACCCGCACCCCGGCCACCCGCACCTCGGCCAGCCTGCGCACCACCCGCTCCACTGTGTCCGCGCGCGGCACCAGATCCTCGAACCGCAACCGGCCCAACGGATTCGCCGCCGAGGGCACCACCAGCAGGCGCAGCTCGCCGTCCGCGCCGGGCACGCAACGCACCCGGCTCAGCTCGGGCGCCGCCTCGGCGGCGAGCACCTCGTAGTCCTCGGCGGTGACCGCGCGGTCGCGGCTGCGCAGGGTCTGCGGGCCGCGGGCCTTGGCCTGCTCGACCGTCTCGCCGTCCACCCCGCCTTGCGCGGCAACCAGGTTCTCCACCGCGGCGACGAACGGGATGGTGGCGGTGAGCGCCTGCAACGCACCCCTGACCACGTTGCCACGCCTGCCGCCGCCGGTGGCGTAACGGGTCATCCGCACCGCGGCCCCGGCCGCGGGCACCGCGCCGAACTGACGCACCCCGCCGTCGCGCTGGCGCAGCAGCGGCCCGAACTCGACCACGCCACCGGCGGCGTCCAGCACGAAGTGCCGATCCTCGGGACCGCTCTCGGCGAAGTGCGCCACCCGCTGCCAGCGCGTCCAGCCCTCGGCCGAGCCGACCTCCAATACCAGTTCGCCCGCCTCGGCCAGCACCGGCGGCCGGGCTAGCTGGAACCGCTGTCCGGCAACACCTTCGGCCTCACCCAGTACCTCGTCGCGGACCGGCTGGGCGTGCACCGCGCCGACCGTGCCGCCCACCGTGCCCGCGGTCAGCCCGCGCAGCACCGGCGAGGCCCGGTAGGCGGGCTGCCCGGGTTCGGCCTCGACCACCCTGGCCCGCACCCACCCGGCGCGTTCCCCGTCCAGCACACTGGCCTGGTGGGTTTCCGGCAGGTGCAGCACGATCGCGCCGGAGCGGTTCAGTCCGCCGGTCTCGTCGGTGGACACCGGGCAGTTCACCCAGTCCGCGCCGTCCCACGCCTCCCACACCAGCGGTGGCCGGTCCGGGTCCACGCCGACACCCTCGATCTCGCAGCTCACGTCCAGTCGCACCGCGCAGCAGGGCACCGGTTCGGTCAGCGCCACCAGCAGCAAATCACCCGGCGCGGGTGGACTGGCGAAGGCCGGGCAGGGCTGTTCCAGTCGCAGCCGGGCCGTGTGATCAACGCTGTCCTCGCCGTCGATCTCCTTGGTGTGCAGGGATTGCAGGGCACACGGCAGCAGGTCGAGGTCGCGGGTGGTGCTGAAGACCACGGTGTCCTCCGGGTTGCCGCCCAGGGTGCTCACCTCGGTGCCCTCCGGCACCCGGACCGGGGCGGTGGCCGGGGCGGAGAGCCAGCAGGTCGCCGGCGCCCGCGCGGCCACCGGCGGGAACAACCGCACCCCGATCAGCTCCAGGAACTTCACGTACAGCCGGTCGGGCACCCGGTTCACCCGGTACAGCAACACATCGGTGAGGTAGGCGAAGGTCTCGATCAGCGTGACGCCGGGATCGGAGACGTTGTGGTCCGTCCACTCCGGACAGCGCCGCATGACCAGCCGTTTGGCGTCGTCCACCAGGTCCTGGAAGCGGCGGTCGTCCAGGTTCGGCGCGGGCAGGGTCATCGCGGGCCCCTCAGTAGTCGGTGCCGTCGTCCGGGATGGTGTAGAACGGGAAAACCAGGTTTCGTGGATCGTTGGCGCCCTTGGGCAGGTACTGGATGTCCAGGTACAGCACGGTCGGATCGTCCGGATCAGGCGTCACCTCGACCGCGGCCACCTCCACCCTGGGTTCCCAGCGCTGCAGCGATTGCCGCACCTCGTGCGCGAGTTCGGCGGCGGTCTGCGCGTCCGCGGTCTGGAACACGAAGTCCCGCAGCCTGCTGCCGAAGGCGGGCCGCATCGGCCGTTCGCCGGGGTAGGTGGCCAGGATCAGCCGCATGGCCTGTTCCAGCTCCTGTTCCCGGCGCACCAGCGCGATCCCGCCGGTCGGGCCCACCCGCAGCGGGAAAGCCCAGCCCGCGCCGATGAACCGGTCCATCATCTCCTCGCCCATCCCGCCACCACCTCAGTTGAGCTTGATCGCGCTGCCCTTGATCTCCACCACGCCATTGCTGGCAATGCGGACCATCTGTGCTGCCTTGAGAGTCAGGCTCGCGCCACCGTCCACAGTGACCGTCCCATTAGGACCGGCCTTGATCTGCACGTTGCCGGTGGCCCCGCATTCGATGATGATCGACCCGGCGCCGGAGGCCGGTTGCGAACGCAGCGCCACCGTGCCCTTCGCGCAGTCCAGCGAGAGCACCACGTCCTCCTGCTGCCCGCCGAGCACTACCTTGGAGGTCCGCGCCTGCGCGTCGTCCTCGAAGGCGAGCTGGTTGCCGGTCGGGGTGGCGATCCCCCGCCGCACCACCGCCCCGGTTTGCCCGGACACCCGGACCGGCGCCCCGCCGAGGCTGTAGCGGGTGTCCTGGTTGACCAGCCCGCCCAGCACGTAGGGCCGTCGCAGGTCGCCGAACTCGAAGCACACCAGCACCTCGTCCTTGACCTCCGGCAGGAACATGGTGCCGCTGCGCGCACCCGCGCCGGGCAGTGCCACCCGCGCCCAATCCGACTCGTAGCCGGGCGAGAGCCAGGGCAGGCTCACCTTGACCCGGTTGCGCCGCAACGGATCGCTGACGTTGCTGACCACCCCGCACACCACGCCGGTGAACCGCTGCGGTTCGGTGCGCGCGGCCGAGGTGAGGCCGTGCAGGGAGCGGTCCTGTCCACCGGAGACCACGAATCGCACCTGGTAGCCGCCCTCGGTCTCGTCGAAGACGTGCTGGGCGCTGCTGATCGCCCACCAGCCCTCGAACTGCCGCGGCACCCCCTTGATCCGCACCAGCCCGCCCGCGATCACCGCCGGATTGCCCAGCGCCCAGCCCTCGGCCTCGGCGTAGCCCGCGGTGAGCTGCCCGGCAATGGCCTCGGCCACCGATTCGGCCACCGCACCCGCGGTCACCCCCGCGGCCAGCGGCCGGTCCACCACCACGTGCGCGGTCGGACTCGGCGGCTTGCCGCCCTTGCCGGGACTGGCCTTGGTCCACTTCCCGGCGTCGGCGAAGATCCGGGCCAGGCCCTCCGGTGAGTCATCGGCGATGGTCGCGGTCCCGGCCCGCGCGCGAGCCGAGCCGATCCGCACCTGGTTCGCCCACGGATCCCACACCCGGACCTCCACATCCGGGGTGAGCGTGGCGCCGGTCATCCGGGGCAGGAAGGTCAGCAGGTCGTTCTTGAAGGTCAGCTCGGTGACCTGTCCGGAGACCGCCCTGGCCAGGCCCAGCAGGGGTTTCCCCGGTGGCGCGGGCTTGCGGAAGAAGAACTTGCCGCCGGCCACGCCGGTCTCGTAGCCGATCTCCCTTGCCCGGCAGCGCAGGAAGTCCCAGTCGGTCTGGGCCACCTGGGCCAGGTGCTCGTGCAGGTGCGTGGTGGGCTGGATGAAACCGATGTCCAGGTCGTGCTCGCGGGCGATGGCCGCGGCGATCTGCGAGTCCAGCTTGTGCAGGAAGGTCCGGGTGCGGGTGGCCCGCTGCAACCGGTGCGCCTTCTCGTAACCCCGCAGCACGGTCAGGATGGCCTGGTCGGCGCACCTGGCCTCGATCGAGGTGATCTCGCCGCGGATCAGCAGTTTGCCGTCCTTGCCGTCGTGGATGCTCACGGCACTGCCGATACCGAACCGGTTGCGGTCGACCAGCCAGCCCTCCGGGTCGTCGAAGACGATCTCGAACATGCCCGGCAGGTTCACATCGGTGTCCACCACCACCCGCCGGATCCGGGCCGCCACCTCCGCGCTCAGCGGTGCGGGCGCGGACGGCCCGATCTCCACCCTGGCCCGCACGGTCACCCCGTCCGGCGTGTTCCCCAGCACGCCAAGGGATCTGGTCATCCCGCCGCCTCCTCGTGCAGTTCCTCGGCATTGGGCAGGTAGAGCGTCTCGCCAGGGCGCATCCGCAGCGGATCGTCCACTTCGTTGACCTCGGCCAGCCGCCGCCACTCCCCTGGCCTGCCGTAGTGCTCCAGTGCGATGCCGGGCAGGGTTTCCCGCTCCGACACCGAATGCCCGCCGCGGCCGGGCGGGCCGCCGGAGGTCGGGTTGGTGGGCATGGTGGAGGCCAGGCTGGGCACCTCCTGCAGTTCGAGATTCACCTTGGCCCGCACCGGGATGCCGACCGGGCTGAACCGGGTGTAGCTGATGCCCGCGTGTTTGAGGTGCACCTCGTACCAGAACCCGGCGATCGGCGGGCCCCAGTTGAAGGTCAGCCGGGGCAGCCTGCTGGTGTAGTCCTTAAACGGCCTGCTCACCAGCCCGCCGATCTTCTTGCCCAGCCCGCCGGACAGCGATTTCACCGCCAGCGGCACCGCACCGGCGGCCAGCATGTCCAGCGCGCCGCCGCCGGGGGTCATCCAGTTCAGCAGCTGATCGCACTTGGCCTTGGTGTCCGGACCGTCGAAGATCACGTTGTCCACCGAGATCACCGGCGGCTCGGATCGCTTGAAGTACAACGGCGAGGAGCCGATCGGCGGGGTGGCGCCGAGGGCGGCGGAGTTGCCGTGGAAGCGCCATTCCACCGAGCGGCGCATCCGGATCTGCTCGGGGTTGAAGTCGAAGAGCACCAGTCCTGGCGAGGGCGGCATCCGGCACACCAGCTGCGCGCGCACCCGGCGTTCGGCGATCCGGTGGTAGGAGTCGGACATCAGCGTTTCCTCCCGGTCACAGGAATCCCTCGTGCACCAGTTCGAGCTGCTCGATGGCGATCTCGGCGCCCTTGGCGTCCAGTTCGGGGCCGCGCCAGCTCCTGGGCAGCACGTTGCGCAGCGACCAGCTGCTCACCCGCGTGCCCATGCTGTCCAGCAGGGTGATCTGCGCGGTGCCGCCGCGGTAGACGCCGTAGCCGTTGACCCAGTTCTCCACCAGCCCGGCCAGCCACTGCTGCACCCTGGCCGAGTCCGCGGCGGTCATCGCGCGTTGCAGGGTCACCGGCGGGTAGTCCACGCACTTGGGCAGGAAGGACTTGGCGTCGTAGTTGCCGCCGTCGATGAAGGTCTCGTTCTCGAAGGTGACCGCCAGTCCCTTGCAACTGCGCCAGCCACCGAGGTCGATCCCGTCGACGGCGACCTGGAACCGCATTGCCAGGCCGAGCCGGGCGTTGCTGGCCAAGGACATCGTGGCCGCCTCAGCCGAGCTGGATCTGGTCGTCGAGGAAGCCGCGGTGCACCAGCTCCAGGGTCTCCAGCGCGACCTTGCTCTGCATGGCCTCGAACCCGGCGATGGACCACTTGGCGGGCATCACATCCCGCAGTTCCCACTCCATCACCCTGGCCCCGTTGGCGTCGAAGAGCACCACCGAGCCACCGTGGTTGCCGTGTTTGAAGGAGGTGGCCGAGAGCCAGTCACGCACCTTCTGCGAGTCCTGGCAGGCCGCGCGTTCGAGTTTGATGGTCTGGTACTTGGTGTTGCCGGGGAAGTACCAGCGGTCGTTGCCGGCGTCGCCCGCCCGGTACTCCACCACGTCCCAGCTCACGTCCAGGCCCTGCACCTTGGACCAGCTGCCGAGGTTGTGCGCCCCGTGGTCCATGATCACCTCGAACCGGTTGGCCATCGCGATCCGGGCTTCGGCGCCGATTGCCATGGCTTGCCTCCTGTTCTAGCGGAAGTCCGACAGCCGCCCGGCGCGTTCCCGGCCGATGAGCAGTTCCTCGCGCAGTGCGCTGCGCACCCGTTGGTAGAGCTTGGAAAAGAGCTGGTCGAAGTTGAGATCCGCGCTCTCGTTCTTGCCGTCGTTGCGTTTGGCCTCCACCTCGGCCGCCTCGGTGGCGGCCTCCGGGGTCTGGTCGATGCCGTAGGGGCTGAGCAACGACTGGGTGAGCGAGGTCTTGGTGCGGTGGGCCATCTCCCGCCAGGAGGAGTACTCCTCGACCAGCGGCGGCTGTGCTTCCGGCACTTCGGCGGTCTCGGTGTCCACCGGCTCGGGCGGCGGCTCGGGTGGTTGCTCCGGCGCAGGCCAGAACCGGCCGAGCCCGACCTTGTGCACACCCCGCCGCAGGTACTCATCGGCGGTCCCACGTTCGTCCTCGGTGAGCCGGTTCCCCGACACCGTGCCGAGCAGGTCTCCGACCACACCCCGCCGCATGTCACCCCAGGAGGTGTATTCCTTGACCAGCAACGAACTTTCCTCGGCCTCGGTGGACAGGAACGGCTTCAGCACCTCCCCCATGGCCTCGACCTCCGCCGACCCGGCCTCCCGCCCGCCACCCTCGGCCCGGATCTCGTGCTCGACCATCTTCTTGGCCATATCCCGGATTTCCGCATCCGACATGCCCACCCGGCCGGTCACCCCACCGGACTCGCGCACGATGGCGAACCAGCGTTTGAGGTCCTCCGGACTCGGTTCGGCACTGCTGTCCTTGGCCCGGGACTCGTTCTCGGCCAGTTTCCGCGCGATCTCCTCGATCTTGTCGTAGGGCAGCTCGTGCTGCACCGCCCCACCCGAGCCTCGAACCGGCGGGGCATGCCGCAGCGGCGGTGGCTCCACTGCCGTCCCGACCGCCCACTCACCGCCCCGCACCGCGTCGAGTTCCAGCGCCATCCCCGGCGCGGAGTCCTCGGCGGGCAGTGCCGAACCGAGATTGCGTTGCTGCACCACGTGGGTGAGTTCGTGCCCGAGCAGCCCGCGCGCCGACGGTTCGGTCAGCGGTCCGGCTTCGGCGGGCAGGAAAACGGCACCGTCCCGAGTGAATGCCCTGGTGCCCCGGGCGGCCGCCTCGGCGGTGACTTCGGGTCCTCTGTGGATGGTCACGGTGGACACGTCGGCGCCGTGCGCGGCGAACCGGGCGGCCAGGCCCGGTGGCACCCGCTCCGAGGACACGGGTGGCCGGGAGATCGGCGCCCCGAGGCCGAGCCTGCGGGACTGGCCCAGGTTGGGCCGGTGTGGCGGCAGTGGTCGCGCGGCTGGTCCGGGCGCGGTTGCCGACCGGTCGATTGGGACGGGCGCGGTCACCGACCGGTCGGTTAGGGCGGGCGCGGCTACCGACCGGTCGGTCGAGGCGGGCGCGGCGGGCAGCATGGGCAGGGTCGCGCGGAGCCAGGCCGGGGGCCGATGTGGCTGCTCGGGTTCCCTCGGCTCCGCCAGGTAGCGCGGATCGGCCCGCACCAGCGGCACCGGCTCGGCACCCGCCACGGTCGGCACCATACGC contains:
- a CDS encoding VgrG-related protein produces the protein MTRSLGVLGNTPDGVTVRARVEIGPSAPAPLSAEVAARIRRVVVDTDVNLPGMFEIVFDDPEGWLVDRNRFGIGSAVSIHDGKDGKLLIRGEITSIEARCADQAILTVLRGYEKAHRLQRATRTRTFLHKLDSQIAAAIAREHDLDIGFIQPTTHLHEHLAQVAQTDWDFLRCRAREIGYETGVAGGKFFFRKPAPPGKPLLGLARAVSGQVTELTFKNDLLTFLPRMTGATLTPDVEVRVWDPWANQVRIGSARARAGTATIADDSPEGLARIFADAGKWTKASPGKGGKPPSPTAHVVVDRPLAAGVTAGAVAESVAEAIAGQLTAGYAEAEGWALGNPAVIAGGLVRIKGVPRQFEGWWAISSAQHVFDETEGGYQVRFVVSGGQDRSLHGLTSAARTEPQRFTGVVCGVVSNVSDPLRRNRVKVSLPWLSPGYESDWARVALPGAGARSGTMFLPEVKDEVLVCFEFGDLRRPYVLGGLVNQDTRYSLGGAPVRVSGQTGAVVRRGIATPTGNQLAFEDDAQARTSKVVLGGQQEDVVLSLDCAKGTVALRSQPASGAGSIIIECGATGNVQIKAGPNGTVTVDGGASLTLKAAQMVRIASNGVVEIKGSAIKLN
- a CDS encoding NADase-type glycan-binding domain-containing protein; translation: MIVCRKCGFANTDGDTFCGSCAGFLEWTGEVVKPTPRPAPVAAEPAEEEARPGFWARVQAKAQEWMYLDVGTREEPRKAEAKVEEAPPGPSLDDLMNAPLDDDPPKRPGLPSFDDEPPRKPALPGFGEVDPADKSTARPQLPGFADESPKKPALPNLADEPPKRPALPSFDDDLPPARPTPPTFPDNTAALVAPVAPGAHPEEPEPQQPQAPRPTTPVAARPTPRQATPGDLICGACGHPNPPTRKFCARCATSLAEAEIVRAPWWRRLFRRRRKVLEAGARPGRRGVRRTRRFGKDSVLPKLRLASGILLAVLTLAYAVFPPVSQWVNQQVSGARERVLNWIRPQFSPVRPSSVTATAQLPDHPALGAVDAFSNTYWAAPEAAVPPALVLTFSSSTDLDRLLVTPGAKEDFQGTHRPKRLHLVYSTNRTEDVEVPDRPEPQEIGLSNGQGVNSVQVHVTDLHRSINGKHLALTELELFVRKK
- a CDS encoding phage tail protein — protein: MAIGAEARIAMANRFEVIMDHGAHNLGSWSKVQGLDVSWDVVEYRAGDAGNDRWYFPGNTKYQTIKLERAACQDSQKVRDWLSATSFKHGNHGGSVVLFDANGARVMEWELRDVMPAKWSIAGFEAMQSKVALETLELVHRGFLDDQIQLG
- a CDS encoding CIS tube protein, whose translation is MSDSYHRIAERRVRAQLVCRMPPSPGLVLFDFNPEQIRMRRSVEWRFHGNSAALGATPPIGSSPLYFKRSEPPVISVDNVIFDGPDTKAKCDQLLNWMTPGGGALDMLAAGAVPLAVKSLSGGLGKKIGGLVSRPFKDYTSRLPRLTFNWGPPIAGFWYEVHLKHAGISYTRFSPVGIPVRAKVNLELQEVPSLASTMPTNPTSGGPPGRGGHSVSERETLPGIALEHYGRPGEWRRLAEVNEVDDPLRMRPGETLYLPNAEELHEEAAG
- a CDS encoding eCIS core domain-containing protein, which produces MRWSWPWKHRVAAVVPRPRQQWRRVPVLRPTIRLAPPLTGAVELGALRPLIHPPLPRRRSAEVTRGTAEGIAVVRREPAAPEALVPLELPPPVRRMVPTVAGAEPVPLVRADPRYLAEPREPEQPHRPPAWLRATLPMLPAAPASTDRSVAAPALTDRSVTAPVPIDRSATAPGPAARPLPPHRPNLGQSRRLGLGAPISRPPVSSERVPPGLAARFAAHGADVSTVTIHRGPEVTAEAAARGTRAFTRDGAVFLPAEAGPLTEPSARGLLGHELTHVVQQRNLGSALPAEDSAPGMALELDAVRGGEWAVGTAVEPPPLRHAPPVRGSGGAVQHELPYDKIEEIARKLAENESRAKDSSAEPSPEDLKRWFAIVRESGGVTGRVGMSDAEIRDMAKKMVEHEIRAEGGGREAGSAEVEAMGEVLKPFLSTEAEESSLLVKEYTSWGDMRRGVVGDLLGTVSGNRLTEDERGTADEYLRRGVHKVGLGRFWPAPEQPPEPPPEPVDTETAEVPEAQPPLVEEYSSWREMAHRTKTSLTQSLLSPYGIDQTPEAATEAAEVEAKRNDGKNESADLNFDQLFSKLYQRVRSALREELLIGRERAGRLSDFR
- a CDS encoding putative baseplate assembly protein, coding for MTLPAPNLDDRRFQDLVDDAKRLVMRRCPEWTDHNVSDPGVTLIETFAYLTDVLLYRVNRVPDRLYVKFLELIGVRLFPPVAARAPATCWLSAPATAPVRVPEGTEVSTLGGNPEDTVVFSTTRDLDLLPCALQSLHTKEIDGEDSVDHTARLRLEQPCPAFASPPAPGDLLLVALTEPVPCCAVRLDVSCEIEGVGVDPDRPPLVWEAWDGADWVNCPVSTDETGGLNRSGAIVLHLPETHQASVLDGERAGWVRARVVEAEPGQPAYRASPVLRGLTAGTVGGTVGAVHAQPVRDEVLGEAEGVAGQRFQLARPPVLAEAGELVLEVGSAEGWTRWQRVAHFAESGPEDRHFVLDAAGGVVEFGPLLRQRDGGVRQFGAVPAAGAAVRMTRYATGGGRRGNVVRGALQALTATIPFVAAVENLVAAQGGVDGETVEQAKARGPQTLRSRDRAVTAEDYEVLAAEAAPELSRVRCVPGADGELRLLVVPSAANPLGRLRFEDLVPRADTVERVVRRLAEVRVAGVRVVVEPPRYKGITVVARLVPLPGAVADQVREEALTALHSFLNPLSGGPDGTGWPFGRPVQQGEVFVALQQLRSVDLVAEVRLFGANPVTGERGGEARSVQVEPGSLVFSYQHQIRVDRR
- a CDS encoding phage tail protein gives rise to the protein MSRGVLPGLASPHPLGELLPAVFQEDEFTMRFTAGLDEVLAPILSTVDNLASYLDPLLAPADFLDWLASWAGVSLEARLPEQRRRHALRTAIELYRWRGTVYGIREHLVALTGHPVRVTDNGGVSGSTTPGTPAPGEPTPWLLIELPTSAADLRDLVDTVVAAVKPAHLPHRVEVVEDDCLP
- a CDS encoding GPW/gp25 family protein, with translation MGEEMMDRFIGAGWAFPLRVGPTGGIALVRREQELEQAMRLILATYPGERPMRPAFGSRLRDFVFQTADAQTAAELAHEVRQSLQRWEPRVEVAAVEVTPDPDDPTVLYLDIQYLPKGANDPRNLVFPFYTIPDDGTDY
- a CDS encoding phage tail protein — protein: MSLASNARLGLAMRFQVAVDGIDLGGWRSCKGLAVTFENETFIDGGNYDAKSFLPKCVDYPPVTLQRAMTAADSARVQQWLAGLVENWVNGYGVYRGGTAQITLLDSMGTRVSSWSLRNVLPRSWRGPELDAKGAEIAIEQLELVHEGFL